GAGAAGAATTCTCGACTGCATATTGCGCAACTTCCGTTTGAAGGGAGAAATTATGTGATATACTGCAAAGTAGACGGTGAAACTCATTGAAATTCAACAATGGTCCTGGGTTTCTATTTTTAATATTATCTGGCTTGTAAATTGGATGGAGGTTCAATTTGTACGAAGACCGCTTCAAACTTAAGCGTTTAGTACCACGCTTTCGATTCCTATTACATCTGTTCGGACGTCTCCACCTGCATATCTCCACTGGAGCGGATCTCCGTCTCGGAGAAAACGAGATTTCTCGAGGACGGTCAGTTCCTGTCCCGGGGCGCATTGAGAGGTTTCAGCCTTTGCCCGGAGTGTCACTTTGAAATCTAGATAAGCTTCGTCTGCATTATCTCCACTTTCTTGGTCACCGATCTCCAGCTTAACAAAATCATAAGAATCGAACATGCCGTCGCGATTCAAGCATTTTACCCATTCCAAGCGGTTTTCATTGTAATCTCTGCACGTCGGGTGTGTTGTCGCCATGATGTATAGAGGAATTCTATAGCAGAATGCAGAATACCGCGACCGTAGCACATCGATTGGCTCTTCGGTACGCTTTTGGCCATGATGATGTAGGGCGCAGCAGTTGCCATACTGTTTGTGGCTAAGGCAGGGACAGTCCTCGCCCTCAGCGTTATCGGGTACCCGAGACGGAAATTTGACCGCCACATCTTCTGCTGTCGGTGGAGGTACGCCAAACCCTTTAGTAGTAGACGCCGATTGTTTTCTATTGTTGGACTTTCTACTGGCGAACATGACGCCGACAGCTTCGGAAGGAGCGTCAAGAGAATGAAAAGGCCGCATACCGATAggtggaagagtttggaacGCTGTACACCCATGGTGTACGATAGCAGACGTGAATAATAGATTGATAAGCTTCATAACGATAAAAGGCGTTACCTCGTGAACGTTGCTCCTGTGTCGAGCGCTAGCAATACGAGTGTAGGCAAATGATTTGGTGAGATTGTTTTGTCATGATTTTGAAACTTCGGGCTCATCGTTGTTCTTGGTCGCTAATGGTAGTCACTGTCACATCAGCTTAGAAAAATATGTAAACCAGCGAAGGACTGACGATTGTCGCTTCACATCGTTCACATCTAAGAGTACGAGCAACTGTTTCTGCAAAACATTCTGGAAGACCGATAGAGCTCGTAGGTATCCGCC
The Phaeodactylum tricornutum CCAP 1055/1 chromosome 7, whole genome shotgun sequence DNA segment above includes these coding regions:
- a CDS encoding predicted protein, coding for MKLINLLFTSAIVHHGCTAFQTLPPIGMRPFHSLDAPSEAVGVMFASRKSNNRKQSASTTKGFGVPPPTAEDVAVKFPSRVPDNAEGEDCPCLSHKQYGNCCALHHHGQKRTEEPIDVLRSRYSAFCYRIPLYIMATTHPTCRDYNENRLEWVKCLNRDGMFDSYDFVKLEIGDQESGDNADEAYLDFKVTLRAKAETSQCAPGQELTVLEKSRFLRDGDPLQWRYAGGDVRTDVIGIESVVLNA